Proteins encoded within one genomic window of Arachis ipaensis cultivar K30076 chromosome B08, Araip1.1, whole genome shotgun sequence:
- the LOC107610562 gene encoding uncharacterized protein LOC107610562, giving the protein MAAAMQATAAAFGNQADNGNGDDRGNGLMTLATFLKINPPIFRGTTNPTEADNWFQAMERALQAQQVPKSQCVEFATYQLTGEAQTDKELELLQLKQGQMSVTEYTNKFEELCRFSKTFQGAPGDFEEWKCIKYEGRLQSDILSSVGPMEIRVFSDLVNKSRVTEDCLKKAAMERNDSRECHRRDHNWNLAPMGQKFKKRGKQTRDTSEELTCQKCGRYHTDRPCCFGLGICYKCGLPGHVSRNCPQGKTQDGGRSKQQD; this is encoded by the exons atggctgctgctatgcaggctaCGGCTGCGGCATTTGGGAATCAAGCCGATAATGGAAATGGTGATGATAGGGGAAATGGGCTAATGACCTTAGCAACCTTCCTTAAGATAAACCCGCCCATTTTTAGAGGGACAACGAACCCCACAGAGGCAGATAACTGGTTTCAGGCAATGGAACGGGCGTTACAAGCACAACAAGTTCCTAAAAGTCAATGTGTTGAGTTTGCAACTTATCAGTTAACGGGTGAAGCCCA GACGGATAAAGAACTTGAATTGTTGCAACTGAAGCAGGGTCAAATGTCTGTAACCGAATACACAAACAAGTTTGAGGAATTATGTCGATTCTCCAAGACTTTTCAGGGTGCTCCAGGAGACTTTGAGGAATGGAAATGCATCAAATACGAAGGGAGACTTCAGAGTGATATACTGAGTTCAGTGGGTCCGATGGAGATCAGAGTTTTCTCAGACTTGGTAAACAAGAGTAGGGTCACGGAAGATTGTTTGAAGAAGGCTGCTATGGAGAGGAATGATAGCCGGGAATGCCACCGAAGAGACCACAATTGGAATTTGGCACCAATGGGCCAGAAATTCAAGAAAAGAGGGAAACAAACAAGGGATACTTCGGAGGAGCTGACATGTCAGAAGTGTGGTCGTTACCATACGGATAGGCCGTGCTGCTTTGGCTTGGGCATATGTTACAAGTGTGGTCTACCAGGGCACGTATCTAGGAACTGTCCGCAGGGAAAGACTCAAGATGGGGGACGATCGAAACAGCaagattga